A genomic region of Halopelagius longus contains the following coding sequences:
- the cobN gene encoding cobaltochelatase subunit CobN, which yields MSTIGLYTATENELGAVQRAAERTDANLVVRSESDFDGQADVDAFLDEIEDATAAIFWLHGAEESMPGYDHAVGRLEDAGVPLVVKSTGDAYALEDTSVAAADRDRVYEYLEKGGTSNVANCVRFLADEYGDGDYEYDDPVTLPTEGVYHPDHPGASYDELLGTFDPAAPTVGVWFYESHWTHENTRYVDAQVRAIEAQGANALPIFCNPATDSDEQWDAERVTEEWLLDADGDPVVDAVLSSFMFSLSMDERGRSADDEGDGAEDVFLDRLGVPVIQTVTTMRSRSRYEKSDTGVMGFELALSVALPEFDGNVVTHPISGKERTDDEAGIGSAPKQHFPIDDRVDHAARLAVNWASLRHTPNEEKNVAVVLHNYPPSDDGIGTAFGLDSPESTVNLLEELDARNYNIGGRLPESGQSLVERLTSQLTLDDRWVAPEDVRDLSVDVVSPEQYREWFEAADERFRANVVEEWGEAPDRPFAIPGVEFGNVLVTVQPPRGFGMDPSKVYHDSDLQPPHDYVAFYGWLRNSFDADAVVHLGTHGSLEWLPGKTVGLDGESAPDQLIDDLPNVYPYIVNNPGEGTQAKRRSYAAIVDYLTPVMRNAGTYDELAELEELADQYREAGMEDARTDDGDHLEALLREKVEELDLAVELGIDGEISERADVRGPEEAGSTLAEGAVEGDDVDVEELVERVHAYLTDVKTTQIRMGLHTMSEPPADERLVEYLVALTRLENPGGPSLRESVAGVLGIDYQRMLDEPGAYDEELGMTLSEAADEVYETSLDLVRTLAEHDFDVPTSETEAEPDDEVNMNLLVVDIDPLGDARAKSGAHDRLREALAFICEEAAPRVRGAEDEIPRTADALAGEYVPPGGSGAPTRGGVDLLPTARNFYTLDPRKVPAKSAWRVGREVAEGIAERHRRERGEYPEEIGVVAWGTPTVRTRGETIAQVLALMGVEPVWTDAGRVDDVEPIPLDELGRPRIDVTTRVSGLFRDAFPQAAGVVHDAVDAVVELDEPHEMNYVKKHVEEETERLEDEGVENPEKAAKHRVFTTRPGGYGAGTNKAVDEGNWADRSDLADVYVQWGGYALGSRGRVSEAHDAFERRLGSVEATVKIEDTAEQDEFDSSDWYAFHGGFITAVSEIAGEEPASYVGDSSDPDNVSVYTNEEKVRKAMRARVLNPDWLDSMAEHDYKGAGDLSTTVDVVLGWDATTGVVSDALWSDVAEKYAFDEERQEWMREVNPWALESISDTLLEAIERGLWDADDETADRLRDINLRVDGDIEARAGRANASEVPGDDD from the coding sequence ATGTCAACAATCGGCCTATACACCGCGACCGAAAACGAACTCGGGGCCGTCCAGCGGGCCGCCGAGCGGACGGACGCGAACCTGGTCGTTCGCTCGGAGAGCGACTTCGACGGGCAGGCGGACGTCGACGCGTTCCTCGACGAGATAGAAGACGCGACGGCGGCAATCTTCTGGCTCCACGGCGCGGAGGAGAGCATGCCGGGGTACGACCACGCCGTCGGCCGCCTCGAAGACGCCGGCGTTCCGCTGGTCGTCAAATCGACCGGCGACGCCTACGCGCTGGAGGACACGTCCGTCGCCGCGGCGGACCGCGACCGGGTGTACGAGTACTTGGAGAAGGGCGGAACCAGCAACGTCGCGAACTGCGTTCGGTTCCTCGCCGACGAGTACGGGGACGGCGACTACGAGTACGACGACCCCGTGACGCTCCCGACGGAGGGCGTCTACCACCCGGACCACCCCGGCGCGTCGTACGACGAACTCCTCGGCACGTTCGACCCGGCAGCGCCGACGGTCGGCGTCTGGTTCTACGAGTCCCACTGGACCCACGAGAACACCCGCTACGTCGACGCGCAGGTGCGCGCCATCGAGGCGCAGGGCGCGAACGCGCTCCCGATATTCTGCAACCCCGCGACGGATAGCGACGAGCAGTGGGACGCCGAGCGAGTGACCGAGGAGTGGTTGCTCGACGCGGACGGCGACCCCGTCGTCGACGCCGTGCTCTCGTCGTTCATGTTCTCGCTGTCGATGGACGAACGCGGCCGGTCGGCCGACGACGAGGGCGACGGCGCCGAGGACGTGTTCCTCGACCGACTCGGCGTGCCCGTCATTCAGACCGTGACGACGATGCGCTCTCGCTCCCGGTACGAGAAGAGCGACACCGGCGTGATGGGCTTCGAACTCGCCCTCTCGGTCGCGCTTCCGGAGTTCGACGGCAACGTCGTCACCCACCCCATAAGCGGCAAGGAGCGAACCGACGACGAGGCAGGTATCGGAAGCGCGCCGAAGCAGCACTTCCCTATCGACGACCGGGTGGACCACGCCGCGCGACTCGCGGTCAACTGGGCGAGCCTGCGGCACACCCCCAACGAGGAGAAGAACGTCGCGGTCGTCCTGCACAACTACCCGCCGAGCGACGACGGCATCGGCACCGCCTTCGGACTCGACAGCCCTGAGAGCACGGTCAATCTCCTCGAAGAACTGGACGCCCGTAACTACAATATCGGCGGACGACTCCCCGAGAGCGGTCAGTCCTTAGTCGAACGGCTCACGTCGCAACTGACCCTCGACGACCGCTGGGTCGCCCCCGAGGACGTCCGCGACCTGAGCGTCGACGTCGTCTCCCCCGAGCAGTACCGCGAGTGGTTCGAGGCCGCCGACGAGCGATTCCGGGCGAACGTCGTCGAGGAGTGGGGCGAAGCCCCCGACCGGCCGTTCGCCATCCCCGGCGTGGAGTTCGGGAACGTCCTCGTCACCGTCCAACCGCCGCGCGGGTTCGGGATGGACCCCTCGAAGGTGTACCACGACTCCGACCTCCAACCGCCCCACGACTACGTGGCGTTCTACGGGTGGCTCCGCAACTCCTTCGACGCCGACGCCGTCGTCCACCTCGGCACGCACGGGAGTTTAGAGTGGCTCCCCGGCAAGACGGTCGGACTGGACGGCGAGAGCGCCCCCGACCAGTTGATCGACGACCTGCCGAACGTCTACCCGTACATCGTCAACAACCCCGGCGAGGGGACCCAAGCGAAGCGGCGTTCCTACGCCGCCATCGTCGATTACCTGACGCCGGTGATGCGCAACGCCGGCACGTACGACGAACTCGCCGAACTCGAAGAACTCGCGGACCAGTACCGCGAAGCCGGCATGGAGGACGCCCGCACCGACGACGGCGACCACCTCGAAGCGCTCCTCCGCGAGAAAGTCGAGGAACTGGACCTCGCCGTCGAACTCGGTATCGACGGCGAGATATCCGAGCGAGCGGACGTTCGCGGCCCCGAGGAGGCCGGTTCGACCCTCGCGGAGGGTGCCGTCGAGGGTGACGACGTGGACGTCGAGGAACTCGTCGAACGCGTCCACGCGTACCTCACGGACGTGAAGACGACGCAGATTCGGATGGGGCTCCACACGATGAGCGAACCGCCCGCCGACGAACGCCTCGTCGAGTACCTCGTGGCGCTCACCCGACTGGAGAACCCCGGCGGGCCGAGTCTCCGAGAGAGCGTGGCGGGCGTCCTCGGAATCGATTACCAGCGGATGCTCGACGAACCGGGGGCGTACGACGAGGAACTCGGGATGACGCTCTCGGAGGCCGCAGACGAGGTGTACGAGACGAGCCTCGACCTCGTTCGGACGCTTGCCGAGCACGACTTCGACGTTCCGACGTCGGAGACGGAAGCGGAACCCGACGACGAAGTGAACATGAATCTGCTCGTGGTGGACATCGACCCCCTCGGGGACGCGCGCGCGAAGTCGGGCGCGCACGACCGTCTCCGCGAGGCACTCGCGTTCATCTGCGAGGAGGCGGCCCCGCGCGTGCGGGGTGCCGAAGACGAGATTCCGCGGACGGCGGACGCCCTCGCCGGCGAGTACGTCCCCCCCGGCGGAAGCGGCGCGCCCACTCGTGGCGGCGTCGACCTGCTCCCGACGGCGCGGAACTTCTACACGTTGGACCCGCGGAAGGTGCCCGCAAAGAGCGCGTGGCGGGTCGGGCGAGAGGTCGCAGAGGGTATCGCGGAGCGTCACCGTAGGGAACGGGGCGAGTACCCAGAGGAGATAGGCGTCGTCGCGTGGGGGACGCCGACCGTCCGCACCCGCGGGGAGACCATCGCACAGGTGTTGGCGCTGATGGGCGTCGAACCGGTGTGGACCGACGCCGGGCGCGTCGACGACGTGGAGCCGATACCCTTAGACGAACTCGGACGGCCCCGAATCGACGTGACCACGCGCGTCTCGGGACTGTTCCGGGACGCCTTCCCGCAGGCTGCGGGCGTCGTCCACGACGCCGTGGACGCGGTGGTCGAACTCGACGAACCGCACGAGATGAACTACGTGAAGAAGCACGTCGAAGAGGAGACGGAGCGACTCGAAGACGAGGGCGTCGAGAACCCCGAGAAAGCCGCCAAACACCGCGTGTTCACGACTCGCCCCGGCGGGTACGGAGCCGGGACGAACAAGGCCGTAGACGAGGGCAACTGGGCGGACCGTTCGGACCTCGCGGACGTGTACGTCCAGTGGGGCGGGTACGCCCTCGGAAGTCGCGGGCGCGTCTCCGAGGCGCACGACGCCTTCGAGCGCCGCCTCGGCAGCGTCGAGGCGACGGTCAAGATAGAGGACACCGCAGAACAGGACGAGTTCGACAGTTCGGACTGGTACGCGTTCCACGGCGGCTTCATCACCGCCGTCTCCGAAATCGCGGGCGAGGAGCCCGCCTCCTACGTCGGCGACTCCAGCGACCCCGACAACGTCTCCGTGTACACGAACGAGGAGAAGGTCCGCAAGGCGATGCGCGCCCGCGTGCTCAACCCCGATTGGCTCGACAGCATGGCGGAACACGACTACAAGGGTGCGGGCGACCTCTCGACCACCGTGGACGTGGTCCTCGGGTGGGACGCGACCACCGGCGTCGTCAGCGACGCACTCTGGAGCGACGTGGCCGAGAAGTACGCCTTCGACGAGGAACGGCAGGAGTGGATGCGCGAGGTGAACCCGTGGGCCTTAGAGAGCATCAGCGACACGCTCTTGGAAGCCATCGAGCGCGGACTGTGGGACGCCGACGACGAGACGGCCGACCGGCTTCGGGATATCAACCTCCGGGTTGACGGCGACATCGAAGCGCGCGCCGGACGCGCGAACGCCTCGGAGGTGCCCGGCGATGACGACTGA